In Megalobrama amblycephala isolate DHTTF-2021 linkage group LG21, ASM1881202v1, whole genome shotgun sequence, the genomic stretch TTTCTGCGGGTCTTAAAAAGCTCtttaaaagtctttattttaaacaaataaaggCCTTTAAAGAGGTCTTAAATCAGAGCAGAAAGTCttaaattcataaagtcatctCATTTAAATTTGCATgcattgagagagagagagaaaaaaaaagtatttttgtcctgttttccaatacaaatatctaaacctatttaaaacaagatgcatttacttgaGATGCAAATGTAAAATGGAGTCCTAAAGCACCGGACAAAATGAAGTtattttatgcttaaaacaagagcAAATATCTGTCAGTGAGTTATGAAAACttccctttgaattaagttgGTTTTCTGAGCTTTGTTAGcagatattttttaatcataaactcacttcattttaatCAAGACTTcatattttaagtcattttgtatctccagtaaatgcatcttgGTTTAAGAAtcatttgcaaaactactgaagaagaaacctttttttttttttttttttttttttttttgcagtgtgatcAGAAGGtacagtaaaatatatttccatattctattctatatttTCAAACTCTGAAGTGTTGCTAACAAAACTCAGTGTTTTTAACCCTAGACTTTTACATTTAAAGAGCATATTGACTTAATGAGTTCCCTTCAATTTATTCCAGAAATGTTCTTTACTTCGTCTTAAAAACAGTCTTAAATTTACCTTCATGTGACCTGCagtgaactaacaatgagcaaaatattttagtatttattaacatttactatgtattttctgtttgcgttctgattggttcattcaGTGTAACATTCTCAGCCTATCAGTTTCACGTATCCATTACCCTTTATAACCACGACGCATCCAATCAAATGCACTATCTTTGTGTACTATGCAAATTCTTCTTCTCgccctcctcctccccagctccacctgcctagatctgctatggggtttccattcattttttgttCCAAGCATTTAGCAGAAGTGAGTCGTACTTGTTTTGCAGCAGTAGCGTAGCAGATCTAATCTGCCAAGACTAAACCTGCATGCATtctatttacattaaaaaaaagttttgcaaacTATCCTGAGAATTCTCATGACTGAAccatgttaacaaattaaattgtaaagtgtttccaatgTCTCAATGAATGAATTTCTCCTGATGAAAAAAAGACCCCAGTAACCTCTGCTGGAGTTTCTGAATGTCTCAAATTGCTTTCTGATTTGCCAAGATACTGATTTCAATAtaaactcaaacatttctcatcaagATCAAATGATCTGAGCTCACTGTATGCCAACTAGCTCTCCTCGGGAGAAGCATCTGTGACAAAGCAAGATCTAAGCAATGAAATTTTCCTGTGGAATGACTGTAAGTTTGAACAAAGAGCATATTTAAACCAACAGCTCACCATCACTGCTGATGTCTCCAGTGATGAGGGACGGGTAACCGAATCCCGCGGCACCCTGGGACAGATATGCTTGTTCTGAGTAACTCAGGTCTTCTGGACTGACCACCTGCTCCTCTTCTACAAGAACTGCAGATGAATACGACAGAAAACACAACTCAGGCTTGAAGAACGTTTATGATATGCTCAGCTCTGAGTTGTTGGATTGTGAACATGCAACATTTGTATCTTGTATTCTCGGACTAGTAAATCATGCAGTTGTTATCTTTTTTGTACCTGATCTGATCCTTAAGATTCATTTTAGTGGTGTATTTTAGATTCAatcttatgtatttaatctATTCCAGTGGTTTccaaccatatatatatatatatatatatatatatatatatatatatatatatatatatatatatatatatatagcaaacaTTTGACAATGTAGTATTTCTTTCATTTAAACCTAGAAataactattatattatattatattatattatattatattatattatattatattatattatattatattatattatattatattatattatattatattatattatattatattatattatattatattatattatattatattatattatattattaaccatGCAAAAAAGTTGGGGGTtgataaaatttatatttttgaaaagtcttttctgctcaccaaggctgcattcatttgatcaaaaaatgcagtaaaaacagtaatattgtggaatatttttacatttttaaatatcttttttatatttttaaaaaaattattcctgtggacaaagctgaattcttcagtgtcacatgatcctttagaaatcattctaatatgctgatttgttgctcaagaaacatttctgattataatcaatgttgaaaacattgcttaatatttttgaaatataattgcttaaattatttgtgaaaaccatgatgcattttttcCAGGATTATTTGCTTAAATCTGacacttttgaacaatttaatgcatcctttctgaataaaagtattaatttattttgaaaagatAAAATCTGACCgcattatatattattacacactgttattttatattttagcacatgaagtctttttttccccccataaataatgttttttttttttttacagtctagtCATTTAACATTATCCAAAGTGAGTTACAGTAGGCACAATTTCCTGGAGAAACCTGAGATTTGAGCCTAAAAAGCTTTCAGATTGTTGAATCAGTCTGAAGGAGAGCAGATGAGAGCACTCACCTGGCCTGGCATAGGTCATCTCTGCCGGATGGACACCCGGATGCCCCAGCAGAGGTTCAAGGATGATGAGAAGCAGAGCAAAAAACAGAAACAGTTTACACATCATGATGACACGTACAAAAACTCTTTCTTGTGCTACTTCAGCCAGGAGATCTCGACTCAACGTGTCCGTCctgtctctgtcctggactTATATACCCTCCATCACTGGCCATGTCATCTCCTCCATCTCCATCACTGACTTCCTCCCACCTTTTGCATATTCTGTGCTTGTAAATTCACAGAGGATAAATGAATGGATCAATAAAACTGAAAGACAGGCGCGGGTCTGTGCGTCAGGGATGGGCAGCACTCTTTTAGCAGCACGGGATGTAATCCAGACGAGTTCATAAATCCCACCCGGACGCAGGTGGGAAAACGGTACTTTGTGTTAGAGCTTGCGGGATGGAGTCGACCAGGCAAATTGCCCgcttaattcatttatttaagagGATGCTAAGATTTATTTCCCATGATGCCCACTGCGGTTACTCAAGTGTATCATCCTTACGACCCCCACGGCTTCTATTTTAAGAGACTCAGAAACGGGACAGATTGGAAATGGCAGACAGAAAGAGTGACCAATATTCTTAATGgtgtaaataaaaaaaggtgAGAGTTATTCTGGCCTCAGAGCTGCGTCAATGTAATTTATTAGAGTGATGGACACACTGCTGACTCTGCAACCAGaacatctctctctccatccatccatttgtctgtctgtctgtctctgtctgtgtatctttatatctatctgtctgtctgtctattgaACTGTCTATCGTCTatcatctgtccatccatccatccatctatctatctatctatctatctatctatctatctatctatctatctatctatctatctatctatctatctatctatctatctatctatctatctatctatctatctatctatctatctatctatctgtctgtctgtctgtctgtctgtctgtctgtctgtctgtctgtctgtctgtctgtctgtctgtctgtctgtctgtctgtctgtctgtctgtctgtctgtctgtctgtctgtctgtctgtctgtctgtctgtctgtctgtcgatcttattcttttatcttcatatcatctgtctatcattctaccattctttcattctttctctcaatccatcgttctatctatctttttattgttctttctctctatctgtctatctatgtctgtctatctatgtctatctatctatctatctatcatttgtctctatctatctatctatctatctatctatctgtctgtctatccatctatatgtctatctatccatctgtcagTCTATCTATCGATCAATCTTATCATTCTTTTTATCGTCATAtcatctgtctatcattctatcattctatcttattgttctttctatctatctgtctatctatgtctgtctgtctgtctgtccatctatctgtctatctgtctatctatctatctatctatctatctatctatctatctgtctgtctatctgtctgtctgtctgtctgtctgtctgtctgtctgtctatctatctatctgtctctctctgtctatctatctatctgtctctctctgtctatctatctatctatctatctatctatcggtctgtctgtctgtctgtctgtctgtctgtctgtctgtctgtctgtctgtctgtctgtctatctatctatctgtctctctctgtctatctatctatctgtctctctctgtctatctatctatctgtctctctctgtctatctatctatctgtctctctctgtctgtctatctatccatctatctgtctgtctatcgtttgtctatctatctatctatctatctatctgtctgtctgtctgtctgtctgtctgtctgtctctctgtctatctatctatctatctgtctgtctgtctgtctgtctgtctctctgtctatccatctatctgtctgtctatcatttgtctatctatctatctatctatctatctatctatctatctatctatctatctatctgtctatctgtctgtctgtccatctatctatctatctatctatctatctatctatctatctatctatctatctatctatctatctatctgtctgtctgtctgtctgtctgtctgtctgtctgtctgtctgtctgtctgtctgtctgtcaatctatctatcgatcAATCTTATCATTCTTTTTATTGTCATATCATCTgtttatcattctatcattctttcgttctttctatctgtttatctgtctgtctgtctatctggaTAATCAGTTCTATCCattctttcttttgttctttctttACCTAACAAACTTCCTTCAGTAAAAGTGTTGTTTTGAATACTTTGCTTGCAtcttatttgaaataaatgcctTACTTTAATGTACAAAATATGGCATAAAATATCCATTCACCAGTTACTGCGAAGCCTTATGGCTATCTTCTAGTCACTTTAAAAATTAGctgaaaaaataacattttaatgaaattgcatgttcttaatatttttaataaatagtaaccacttttaaaaacagttgtgctgcttcatatttttgtgaaattagAATTGTTTAATGATTATATAGTTCAGaacagcagcatttatttgaaatagaatttttgtgtacattatattatgttttgtaacaatgtaaaagtctttacttttacttttgatcaatttaatgcatcctttctgaataaaaatattaatttatttaaaacaaaaccttAGTGGCCCGAAACTTCCATAATATGTATGCAGACATGCCCCAAAATAATGAGACAGAGTTTCATGTTGCTAAACCAAAGTGAAACAATTCCTCAAAATGACCAGCAGGCGGCGCGAAAGGCTCGTGTGAAACTCCACATGCTTCTCTTTGTTTTGACTGAGAACAAAAGTAGTAGCCGAACTCCAACTGTCATTGTGTGTCAGGAAAACTGCCTAAACATGAAGAACAGAAGACACAGGGCTCATTCTGGAGAGAAGGTGCTCCTGTGATAGACTGCAGTCATACGAGTGTTTGTGTAATATTGTGTGTCACGTCTAATTcaagcgtgtgtgtgtttgtgtgtgtgtgtggatgagACGAGACTTTCACGGAGCTGCTGCGCGTGTCTAGAGTGACAGAAGAGGgtaagtttgttttttaatcatgttttctGGAGCATATTTATATTATAGTGTTTATGTTGTTTACAGTGCATGCATAAAGTCTATTTAAGTGCAactcaacaaaataacaaaagaagaaattcaACATGTAACAAATGTTTATATTAAGTTGACTGTATGTGGTTCATTACTCTTAGTGAATGTAGAAACAGCAACACTAGCGATGAAAGTTTGACCTAGTTTTCCATGTGAGAATTCTCAAGGACATTATTTGGTTGTTCACATCATTTTGTTTTGAGGTGTAAAACTTACTTAATGTGTTTGGATAAAATATATCAGCTTCCCTTAATTCATGCACTTCAAAATTACTGCTTACTACTGTAATGTCTTTCACATTGTATAAACATTACAGTAGTATTGCATGTTgcttttatattgttttgttttgcattaatttaAGTGTTGGCAGCAGTTTGCATTAAGATATTCCTTACAAGGTCATTCTAACCTGAATGCTAAACCTTAATGCATTTCAAccctaaatgcattttaattttatatttgatgATAATTCTGGTGAGTTGATTGGATTAGCTATATttgtgatttctttgttattgaTACACAAACATCATTTCCTAAGCTTATCAAAGTAAGATTAATGTCTCACAAACGGGAAACAAACTCCAGAGGAAATAAGAACTTTGCCAACGTATTTATCCTTGACACAATGTGTGTTATTGTTCCAGGATTTATGGAGATTAGATTACGGCTGCTGGCATGTTATAGAAGTCGTACTGATCTCTTCCAGTGTTTTACAGTATTAAGAAATTGTAGTAGTGATACTAGCAACCTGTAAAACTATAAATGTCAGTTATGTTTGTTTGATGCCACAGGTTTCTTCACAACATCATGAGACTGTGAGCTCAGTGTGGAATCAGTTATGGCGGAAATTGACATCGACAAATCTCACCTGCCCGGTGTTTATGACGGTATGGGATTTTTCCATCAGTTTTGCATCTTTAGTTCTTTTGCTCTCTCCTCAGGTATGCATGTTAAAAGTGTAATTTTATTTGAACAGAGAAAAATTCGTTTCATGTTGCAATGTTGttgttaactctttccccaccattgacGTAATTTTctggtgttgtgccgaatttcACCCCCCTGCCAGATTATTACCCCCCTAGTATTGGTAGGTTTTGGAGTAGGGGTGGGGTTAAGATTAGGCAATCAGATAGCAACTTCAACAAGGGGGTTAATAATTTTGCAGGGGGTCGAAATTCAGCAAACAACActggcaatccatgttttcactagGGGGCGCcattacgcatcttctgaaagagtacagagtCTCCGGATCCAAAAACAATCtaaaaagaagcagaaacaagtgatagaaGCATTTTATTAATGCGaccatcaaacattaaacagcagcatataaatcaaaactgcctaacgcTACCGAATTAAATGTCGGCCCAGGAATCAGACTATGCAAGTCTTGGGGGTGTTGAAggacccacattcaagtgttaaaaaaagaagaatgcatgaagctagaatctctgtatatagttcagatattcaaacaacaaaatattccaTGGCCCATTataaagttttgtgaaaatgatcaaaaatgatctGACTTTTTCGCG encodes the following:
- the uts2b gene encoding prepro-urotensin II-beta, producing the protein MMCKLFLFFALLLIILEPLLGHPGVHPAEMTYARPVLVEEEQVVSPEDLSYSEQAYLSQGAAGFGYPSLITGDISSDGLRTAGFVPSQAVKEVLLEKPLLNPLSRFLGGRKQYRKRGSNTECFWKYCV